The proteins below are encoded in one region of Natronospira bacteriovora:
- a CDS encoding TIGR04283 family arsenosugar biosynthesis glycosyltransferase, whose protein sequence is MAVESGRERLTVFSRLPLPGQSKTRLIPALGADGAARLQQAMSLRAITLACLCARRRPGLEARLALSGPLERATDCFGRLLPVEAQASGDLGERMAASFRAGLEAGASRQLIIGSDIPGLSVERLQQALDALQDKELVLGPARDGGYYLIGLGRELPPALFHSMPWGGPEVLGLTLARAAEAGLSCRLLPTLDDVDEAADLGHWRRARRQAPALSPDDGVSVILPVLNEAERIPAQVRRLFAEGADEVIVADGGSEDGSVQAAAEAGARVIHTPPGRAVQMNHAAREARHPLLLFLHADTRLAEGWRDPLFAALSGAGGGERVVAGAFRFKVDGRGLRYRLMEWLVALRCRLLRLPYGDQGLFCRHEVFFRVGGFPETPLMEDYLLVKRLRREGRIHLLPLPALSSARNWERAGFWRVFLAHRLVLIGHALGVPLPRLARLRRRLLRGPERKSA, encoded by the coding sequence ATGGCCGTTGAGTCAGGCCGTGAACGCCTGACGGTTTTCAGCCGCCTGCCCCTGCCGGGCCAGAGCAAGACACGACTGATCCCGGCCCTGGGTGCCGACGGTGCCGCCCGCCTGCAACAGGCCATGAGCCTGCGTGCGATCACCCTGGCCTGCCTGTGCGCTCGCCGTCGCCCGGGCCTGGAGGCCCGCCTGGCGCTGTCCGGTCCCCTGGAACGCGCCACGGACTGCTTCGGACGGCTGCTTCCAGTGGAAGCCCAGGCCAGTGGCGACCTGGGTGAGCGCATGGCGGCAAGCTTTCGTGCCGGCCTGGAAGCGGGTGCGAGCCGGCAGCTGATCATCGGCAGTGACATCCCCGGCCTCAGCGTCGAACGACTGCAACAGGCCCTGGATGCCCTCCAGGACAAGGAGCTGGTTCTCGGCCCGGCCCGGGACGGCGGCTATTACCTGATCGGCCTGGGGCGCGAGCTGCCACCGGCCCTGTTCCATTCCATGCCCTGGGGCGGGCCGGAAGTGCTGGGTCTGACCCTGGCGCGGGCCGCCGAGGCGGGCCTGTCCTGCCGCCTGCTCCCAACTCTGGACGATGTGGATGAAGCGGCCGATCTGGGGCATTGGCGACGGGCCCGGCGACAGGCCCCTGCCCTGTCGCCCGACGACGGCGTGAGCGTCATCCTGCCGGTACTCAATGAAGCGGAACGGATACCGGCCCAGGTACGCCGCCTGTTCGCCGAGGGTGCAGACGAGGTCATCGTGGCCGACGGCGGCAGTGAGGATGGCAGCGTTCAAGCAGCGGCGGAAGCCGGGGCCAGGGTAATCCACACCCCTCCCGGGCGGGCCGTACAGATGAACCATGCCGCCCGGGAGGCCCGCCACCCCCTGCTGCTCTTCCTGCATGCGGACACACGGCTGGCCGAGGGCTGGCGGGATCCATTGTTCGCCGCCCTGTCCGGGGCAGGCGGGGGTGAGCGCGTGGTGGCCGGCGCCTTTCGTTTTAAGGTCGACGGCCGAGGGCTGCGCTATCGTCTGATGGAGTGGCTGGTGGCCCTGCGCTGCCGTCTGCTGCGCCTGCCCTACGGGGACCAGGGCCTGTTCTGCCGCCACGAAGTCTTCTTCCGCGTGGGCGGCTTCCCCGAGACCCCCTTGATGGAAGATTACCTGCTGGTGAAACGCCTGCGCCGTGAAGGACGCATCCACCTGCTGCCACTGCCGGCGCTCAGTTCGGCGCGCAACTGGGAGCGGGCCGGCTTCTGGCGGGTCTTTCTTGCCCACCGTCTGGTGCTGATCGGTCACGCCCTGGGCGTTCCCCTGCCCCGGCTGGCCCGACTGCGACGGCGACTGCTGCGAGGCCCTGAACGGAAAAGCGCCTAG
- a CDS encoding beta-lactamase hydrolase domain-containing protein has protein sequence MRTLILALALIFVWLSPVGNPAEAGGTEMPDIPHKTQVDENTLIGGPPDQEQLREARDAGIRTVVDLRGVSEYGDWQPSDVVTSLGMLYIPIPVAGADGLTRPAIEAFDRAIAAAGDQPALYHCASGNRVGAMFALRSHLIEGAGLEESLRIGREHGLTGLEDQVREMIESGRIPDGR, from the coding sequence ATGAGAACCCTTATTCTGGCATTGGCACTGATCTTTGTCTGGCTTTCCCCGGTGGGCAACCCGGCCGAAGCCGGAGGTACGGAGATGCCCGACATCCCACACAAGACGCAAGTGGACGAGAACACGCTGATTGGCGGTCCACCGGATCAGGAACAGTTGCGCGAAGCCCGTGATGCCGGCATCCGCACCGTGGTGGATCTGCGTGGCGTCAGTGAATATGGCGATTGGCAGCCGAGTGATGTTGTCACATCTCTCGGCATGCTCTACATCCCTATCCCCGTGGCCGGTGCCGACGGGCTGACACGACCGGCCATCGAGGCCTTCGACCGGGCCATCGCCGCTGCCGGTGACCAGCCGGCCCTCTACCACTGCGCCAGCGGTAACCGCGTTGGGGCCATGTTTGCCCTGCGTTCGCATCTCATTGAAGGCGCGGGGCTGGAAGAATCCCTGCGAATCGGCCGCGAACACGGGCTGACGGGGCTGGAAGACCAGGTGCGTGAGATGATCGAATCCGGCCGGATTCCGGATGGCCGTTGA
- a CDS encoding MBL fold metallo-hydrolase RNA specificity domain-containing protein, whose protein sequence is MPEVQIHGAAGTVTGSCFLLHFESRRILLDCGMAQGHPDEEARNRDAFPFDPGSIDAVVLSHAHLDHSGLLPRLVQQGFTGPIYTHRASRDIVGILLEDAAWLAEREAEFLGRRDNGKNGDSVEPLFTMEDVRACMAQIRPLDYDKVYDILPNVRLRLQDAGHILGSAVVSIDTRSGGAWRRLIHTGDLGQKGSPLMPDWKTPEAADLVLMESTYGDRCHRSRQETDFELKQIIQSASEGRGNILIPAFAVGRTQELLYLFGKHYGDWGLDGWQIFLDAPLGIKATEIHARHDRFLRPEAAAWVRQTRFRFPNLRFTESAEQSMAINRIQSGAIIIAGSGMCTGGRIRHHLKHQVGRSGTQIIIAGFQAEGTTGRQLVDGAPSIRLWGEEYRVNARIHTVGGISAHADRDGLCDWYRGFTLPPAVALIHGEEKAREALAATLRERFSVDAACPERGDRLDY, encoded by the coding sequence GTGCCGGAAGTCCAAATCCATGGTGCTGCAGGGACGGTGACCGGCTCCTGCTTCCTGCTTCACTTCGAGAGTCGTCGCATTCTGCTGGATTGCGGCATGGCCCAGGGGCACCCCGACGAGGAAGCCCGTAACCGCGATGCCTTTCCCTTTGATCCCGGGAGCATTGATGCCGTGGTGCTGAGCCACGCCCATCTGGATCACTCTGGCCTGTTGCCCCGCCTGGTTCAGCAGGGTTTCACCGGCCCCATCTACACCCATCGGGCCAGCCGCGACATCGTCGGTATTCTGCTGGAAGATGCGGCCTGGCTGGCGGAGCGTGAAGCCGAGTTCCTGGGTCGGCGGGACAATGGCAAGAATGGTGATTCGGTCGAGCCCCTGTTCACGATGGAGGATGTGCGTGCCTGCATGGCGCAGATCCGGCCCCTGGATTACGACAAGGTTTACGACATTCTCCCCAATGTCCGGTTACGGCTCCAGGATGCCGGGCATATCCTTGGATCCGCGGTGGTCAGTATCGATACCCGTTCAGGCGGTGCCTGGCGTCGTCTGATCCATACCGGCGACCTGGGGCAGAAGGGCAGTCCGCTGATGCCCGACTGGAAGACACCGGAGGCAGCGGATCTGGTGCTGATGGAATCCACTTACGGAGATCGCTGCCATCGCAGCCGCCAGGAAACGGACTTCGAGCTCAAGCAGATCATTCAGTCGGCGTCCGAAGGTCGTGGCAACATTCTGATACCCGCCTTCGCCGTTGGCCGTACTCAGGAGCTGCTCTATCTTTTCGGAAAGCATTACGGTGACTGGGGGCTGGACGGCTGGCAGATCTTTCTGGACGCACCCCTGGGCATCAAGGCCACGGAAATCCATGCCCGCCATGACCGCTTTCTGCGGCCCGAGGCGGCGGCCTGGGTGCGCCAGACACGTTTCCGTTTCCCCAATCTTCGTTTCACCGAAAGCGCGGAACAGTCCATGGCCATCAACCGCATACAGAGCGGGGCCATCATCATCGCCGGCAGCGGCATGTGTACCGGCGGCCGTATTCGGCATCACCTCAAGCATCAGGTTGGGCGTTCGGGAACCCAGATCATCATTGCCGGTTTCCAGGCCGAGGGCACCACCGGCCGTCAGCTGGTGGATGGTGCTCCCAGCATTCGCCTTTGGGGCGAGGAGTACCGTGTCAATGCTCGCATCCACACCGTGGGCGGCATTTCCGCCCATGCCGATCGCGACGGCCTGTGTGACTGGTATCGCGGCTTCACCCTGCCGCCCGCTGTTGCCTTGATTCATGGGGAAGAAAAGGCTCGTGAGGCCTTGGCGGCCACTCTGCGCGAACGCTTCAGTGTCGATGCTGCCTGCCCGGAACGGGGTGATCGGCTCGACTACTAA
- a CDS encoding DmsE family decaheme c-type cytochrome: MILGYLLLLGTVWSAQDYPVEAGYAPGGERACVMCHMREPDHPLAAINKTPHGMLGDPLSPAADRQCQACHGPSLAHLSVRDGVRPPPAVSFNRNTPAADANRACLSCHDDAAQRHWRGSAHEFNDVSCTDCHQSHVARDPMMARASRDRVCLDCHTRVRAEIHRPSTHPMRAGQMSCSDCHAPHGSISTGELRSASLNETCYSCHAEYRGPFLWEHPPVRESCSNCHEPHGAVHDNLLRSRGPQLCQQCHSAAFHPSTALHGGDVPPRGASASMLQRNCMNCHTQVHGSNHPSGVGQTR, translated from the coding sequence ATGATACTCGGGTATCTGCTGTTGCTGGGGACGGTCTGGTCCGCCCAGGATTACCCGGTGGAAGCCGGCTATGCCCCGGGTGGTGAGCGCGCCTGTGTCATGTGCCACATGCGGGAGCCGGATCATCCCCTGGCGGCCATCAACAAGACGCCCCATGGCATGCTGGGAGACCCCCTGAGTCCGGCGGCCGACCGCCAGTGCCAGGCCTGTCACGGCCCCAGCCTTGCCCACCTTTCCGTGCGAGATGGTGTGCGTCCCCCACCGGCCGTTTCCTTCAACCGGAACACGCCGGCGGCGGACGCCAATCGCGCCTGCCTCAGCTGTCATGACGATGCCGCCCAGCGCCATTGGCGGGGCAGCGCCCACGAGTTCAATGACGTTTCCTGTACCGACTGTCACCAGTCCCATGTGGCCCGTGATCCCATGATGGCGAGAGCGAGTCGTGACCGGGTCTGTCTGGATTGTCATACGCGGGTGCGTGCCGAGATCCACCGGCCTTCCACTCACCCCATGCGGGCGGGCCAGATGAGCTGCAGTGACTGCCATGCCCCCCACGGCAGCATCAGTACGGGCGAGCTGCGTTCAGCCTCCCTGAACGAAACCTGTTACAGCTGCCATGCCGAATATCGTGGCCCCTTCCTCTGGGAGCATCCGCCGGTGCGCGAGAGCTGCAGCAACTGCCATGAGCCCCACGGTGCCGTGCATGACAATCTCCTGCGTTCCCGCGGGCCACAGCTCTGCCAGCAATGTCACTCGGCCGCCTTCCATCCCAGCACGGCCCTGCACGGCGGTGATGTTCCGCCTCGTGGTGCGTCGGCCTCCATGCTCCAGCGCAACTGCATGAACTGCCACACCCAGGTGCATGGCTCCAACCACCCCTCCGGCGTGGGGCAGACACGATGA
- a CDS encoding MtrB/PioB family decaheme-associated outer membrane protein, whose product MSLSPRSGRYWLPVLLLALSWPLAAEQSSDGDTGWLLMDLDLGLGYQDGELTGLGRSDYLASEGWRGIGGLWLDWRSERTSDDPAHFLLDAESRGPTGRWLDMSYNRQGVHRTRLHYLGLPRRLGDGLTPYSGAGGYELRLPDDWDAAAGTSDMGGLDEPLMVAPYDHMRRELRLAHERTLDQRWQLGTDFRVERRDGTRPVAAVMGITGGNTRAALVPAPVDYETREAEITLRYQREGFHAETAYFLSRFDGGRNHMRFDSPWTDVGGWSPAAFHPDGRGHLGLPPDNQSQQLRFGLGQVLSSTLRLSADMAIGRTEQDEPFLAYTINPDLTVEEGLPRDSLEGRIDLLRIHGRLNWQPMPRLRVDLRYRHEDRDNRTPVDVFNYVGGDAANQTPGSAHGRARLNRPISFTEDRLDLDTAWRLAEGGQLSAGYQRQAIRRDYTDVGRTEEDRIRLGLRRPLGERQQWSLRLEQAWRRADDYDATADYFHSHTSEYIDTVDEALRFDNHPLMYRYNLADRDQQRVELRWDLFAADELQLGAGYQFSQEDYDNSPLGLERGHRQGFTADMGWQIGSAWALDAFASSDLMEADQSNRSFRGGGFLASEFQDPARNWRVENRDRYRSLGSGLNWQPQDAGYRIRLEWVESRSRSTFDLFSGPALTLEPLDPVRTRGRVITLSGEHELSERMALRWEWYRDHFSSDDWAWVDVAPDTIERVIGSGQSLGYETLDWVSLSLRWSFKP is encoded by the coding sequence ATGAGTCTTTCGCCCCGGTCGGGTCGCTACTGGCTGCCAGTGCTGCTGCTGGCCCTGTCCTGGCCACTGGCGGCCGAGCAGAGCAGCGATGGGGACACGGGCTGGCTGCTGATGGACCTTGATCTTGGCCTGGGTTACCAGGACGGCGAGCTCACGGGTCTGGGCCGCAGCGACTACCTTGCTTCCGAAGGCTGGCGCGGGATTGGCGGCCTGTGGCTGGACTGGCGCAGTGAGCGGACTTCCGACGATCCCGCCCATTTCTTGCTGGACGCGGAAAGCCGCGGCCCCACAGGCCGCTGGCTCGACATGAGCTATAACCGCCAGGGAGTCCATCGCACCCGCCTGCATTACCTGGGCCTGCCCCGCCGGCTGGGTGATGGGCTGACGCCTTACAGCGGCGCCGGCGGGTATGAGCTGCGTCTGCCCGACGACTGGGATGCCGCCGCCGGCACCTCCGACATGGGCGGACTGGATGAACCCCTCATGGTGGCCCCCTACGATCACATGCGGCGGGAACTCCGCCTTGCCCACGAGCGCACTCTGGATCAACGCTGGCAGCTGGGCACGGATTTCCGTGTCGAGCGCCGCGACGGGACCCGTCCCGTGGCGGCGGTCATGGGCATTACCGGCGGCAATACCCGTGCGGCACTGGTGCCGGCGCCGGTGGATTACGAGACCCGTGAAGCTGAAATCACCCTGCGTTATCAGCGCGAGGGTTTCCATGCCGAAACCGCCTACTTTCTCTCCCGCTTTGATGGCGGCCGCAATCACATGCGTTTCGACAGCCCCTGGACGGATGTGGGAGGGTGGTCACCAGCTGCGTTTCATCCCGATGGCCGGGGCCATCTGGGCCTGCCTCCCGACAATCAGAGCCAGCAACTGCGTTTCGGTCTTGGACAGGTGCTGTCGTCCACCCTGCGACTGTCCGCCGACATGGCCATCGGGCGCACGGAACAGGACGAACCCTTCCTGGCCTACACCATCAATCCCGACCTGACGGTGGAAGAAGGCCTGCCCCGGGACAGCCTGGAAGGGCGGATTGATCTGTTGCGGATTCACGGCCGCCTGAACTGGCAGCCCATGCCCCGCCTGCGGGTGGATCTGCGTTATCGCCATGAAGACCGGGACAATCGGACGCCGGTGGATGTGTTCAATTACGTGGGTGGGGATGCCGCCAACCAGACGCCCGGTTCCGCCCATGGCCGTGCCCGGCTCAACCGGCCCATCAGTTTCACCGAGGATCGCCTGGATCTGGACACGGCCTGGCGACTCGCCGAAGGCGGGCAGCTGTCTGCCGGCTACCAGCGCCAGGCTATCCGCCGGGATTACACCGATGTGGGGCGTACCGAGGAAGACCGCATTCGCCTCGGACTTCGGCGCCCCCTGGGCGAACGCCAGCAATGGTCCTTGCGACTGGAACAGGCCTGGCGACGGGCCGATGATTACGATGCCACGGCCGATTACTTTCACAGCCATACCAGCGAATACATCGACACCGTGGACGAGGCCCTGCGCTTTGACAACCATCCCCTGATGTATCGCTACAATCTCGCGGATCGTGATCAGCAGCGGGTGGAATTGCGCTGGGATCTTTTCGCCGCCGATGAGCTTCAGTTGGGCGCCGGCTATCAGTTCAGCCAGGAAGACTACGACAACTCACCTCTGGGGCTGGAGCGTGGCCATCGCCAGGGCTTTACCGCCGACATGGGCTGGCAGATCGGCAGTGCCTGGGCGCTGGATGCCTTTGCCAGCAGTGATCTCATGGAGGCGGACCAGAGCAATCGCAGTTTCCGCGGGGGTGGTTTCCTGGCCAGCGAGTTTCAGGATCCGGCCCGCAACTGGCGGGTGGAGAATCGTGACCGCTATCGCAGCCTCGGCAGCGGCCTCAACTGGCAACCACAGGACGCCGGCTACCGCATCCGCCTGGAATGGGTTGAAAGCCGCAGCCGCAGCACCTTCGACCTCTTCAGTGGTCCCGCCCTGACACTGGAACCCCTGGATCCCGTGCGCACCCGCGGCCGGGTCATCACCCTCTCGGGCGAACATGAGCTTTCGGAGCGCATGGCACTGCGCTGGGAATGGTACCGCGACCACTTCAGCAGCGACGACTGGGCCTGGGTCGACGTGGCACCGGACACCATCGAACGAGTCATCGGCTCCGGGCAGAGCCTGGGGTATGAAACCCTCGATTGGGTCAGCCTGAGCCTTCGTTGGTCCTTCAAGCCCTGA